Proteins from a single region of Apium graveolens cultivar Ventura chromosome 7, ASM990537v1, whole genome shotgun sequence:
- the LOC141673546 gene encoding uncharacterized protein LOC141673546 — protein MIFNFLLFNILLVFVFGTSTTFVSSFSGNVTDEQALLSFQSSITEDPMGALHSWNTSVHFCHWTGVTCSRRRQRVTVLDLSSLHLAGTLSPHIGNLSFLREIYLTENRFHGPIPNEIGRLFRLQSLNLNSNSFQGVFPVNLSHCVEIINITVGSNNLEGELPIDFSSWTKLDGFDLSRNQFTGSIPPSIGNISSLRILYLYYNNLVGRIPFELSHLAKLEILSLEANRLSGMVPVQLYNNSFLYSFGLSVNELEGTLPTDLGFTLPKLQDFTVGGNRFSGPIPLSIVNASNLVRFIILENNISGPIPNNLDSLSNIELLSLGQNPLGDNMQPGDLSFFNSLVNCTHLKILGLDESNLRGQLPISIVNLSTTEVLYLYGNHIYGSIPRDIGKLKNMRGLSLFGNLLSGTIPESIGEQSKLGQLDFSENNILGSIPTSIGNITQLVDLYLGSNMLQGSLPTQLFNISTLEDLDLPDNKLSGGIPNEIGVSSHFLHLNLSKNLFTGALPSNIGNLKQLVQLDLSHNKLTGDIPPTLDGCAMLEDLYLAGNHFQGKIPLSFKSLKNLAILDLSNNNISGSIPSYFDGIQMMFLNLSYNKLGGQVSKKGIFSNISAFSIIGNSELCGGIRSLNLSACPVKVSRNKKRAFSFKMILILVIVPLGIMLAFLALVFYRCKYSNKLNEPIPALKDSHYPKLSYQDLSLATNEFSPENLIGEGKYGSVYKGVLESIEHIVAVKVLKVEVRGANKSFIAECDTLRNIRHRNLTKIITACSSIDHKGNDFKALVFEFMTNGSLESWLHPGPHHYQGNERNLNLLQRLNIAIDIALGVDYLHHHSHANIIHCDIKPSNILLDEDFIARIGDFGLARFCFTATGDINQAQLSSTGIRGTIGYVPPEYGICGEVSTEGDVYSYGILLLEMFSGKRPTESIVLMNNGKDLHDYVRKALPQRVMDILDPRIVLDQEEHGSNVYLSYSREIEICLTSIFEVGILCSEQTPAKRIDISVAIRLLHIARDKLVQRRQ, from the exons ATGATTTTCAACTTTCTACTATTCAACATCCTCTTAGTTTTTGTATTCGGAACCTCAACAACATTCGTTTCTTCATTTTCAGGCAATGTCACTGATGAACAGGCTTTGCTCTCTTTCCAGTCTTCAATAACTGAGGATCCAATGGGTGCACTACACTCATGGAACACTTCCGTCCATTTCTGTCATTGGACAGGCGTTACATGTAGCCGCAGACGACAGAGGGTAACGGTACTTGACCTCTCCTCACTACACTTGGCGGGAACACTGTCACCTCATATTGGAAACCTCTCCTTTCTCAGGGAAATTTACCTCACTGAAAACAGATTTCATGGCCCAATCCCAAATGAAATTGGTCGACTGTTTCGCCTCCAATCTCTTAATCTGAACTCCAATTCTTTTCAGGGTGTATTTCCTGTCAATTTGAGTCATTGTGTAGAAATTATAAACATCACTGTGGGTTCCAACAATCTTGAAGGGGAACTACCCATTGATTTTTCTTCTTGGACTAAGCTTGATGGGTTTGATCTTTCAAGAAATCAATTTACCGGATCAATTCCACCGTCGATAGGGAATATATCATCTCTCCGTATTCTTTATCTATACTATAATAATCTAGTGGGGAGGATACCTTTTGAACTTTCTCATCTTGCAAAATTGGAGATTCTTAGTTTGGAAGCTAACAGATTGTCGGGTATGGTTCCCGTACAACTTTACAACAATTCATTCCTCTATAGCTTCGGTCTTTCCGTGAATGAGCTAGAAGGAACGCTTCCAACAGATTTGGGTTTCACCCTTCCTAAGCTGCAAGACTTCACTGTTGGTGGAAACAGATTTTCAGGCCCAATTCCACTATCAATAGTTAATGCATCCAATTTGGTTCGTTTTATAATCTTGGAAAACAATATTAGCGGGCCTATACCAAATAATTTGGATAGCCTTTCTAATATTGAATTGCTAAGTTTGGGTCAGAATCCGCTGGGAGACAATATGCAGCCAGGTGACTTGAGCTTCTTCAATTCTTTGGTCAATTGCACGCATCTAAAGATATTGGGCTTAGATGAGAGTAATTTAAGAGGACAGCTCCCAATTTCAATTGTAAATCTATCGACCACGGAGGTTCTGTATCTGTACGGAAACCACATATACGGAAGCATACCCCGTGATATCGGAAAACTTAAGAACATGAGAGGGCTTTCATTGTTTGGAAACTTATTAAGTGGGACCATTCCAGAATCGATTGGAGAGCAATCAAAATTAGGACAACTAGATTTTAGTGAAAACAACATTTTAGGATCAATTCCAACTTCCATTGGAAACATTACTCAATTAGTTGACCTCTATTTAGGGAGTAATATGCTCCAAGGTAGCCTCCCTACTCAATTGTTTAACATCTCAACCTTAGAAGATTTGGACCTCCCTGACAACAAACTTAGCGGTGGAATACCTAATGAAATTGGGGTTTCTTCCCATTTTCTACACCTTAATTTGTCCAAGAATCTATTCACAGGCGCACTTCCATCCAACATTGGTAACTTGAAACAATTGGTTCAACTTGATCTTTCACATAACAAACTCACAGGAGATATACCTCCTACCCTTGATGGATGTGCAATGTTGGAGGATTTATATTTGGCAGGAAACCATTTTCAAGGTAAAATTCCATTATCTTTTAAATCTTTGAAAAATCTTGCAATTTTAGATCTTTCAAACAATAATATCTCTGGGAGTATTCCGAGTTACTTTGATGGGATCCAAATGATGTTTCTCAACTTGTCGTACAACAAGCTTGGAGGACAAGTGTCAAAAAAGGGTATTTTTTCCAACATTAGTGCTTTTTCGATCATTGGAAATTCGGAGCTTTGTGGAGGTATTCGGTCATTGAATTTGTCTGCTTGTCCCGTGAAAGTCTCGAGAAATAAGAAAAGAGCATTTTCCTTCAAAATGATACTCATCCTAGTTATTGTACCTCTCGGTATCATGTTAGCATTTCTTGCTTTGGTTTTCTATCGATGTAAATATTCCAACAAGTTGAATGAACCCATTCCAGCATTAAAGGATAGCCATTATCCCAAACTTTCATACCAAGACCTTTCACTCGCTACAAATGAGTTTTCTCCTGAAAATTTAATTGGTGAAGGAAAATACGGTTCTGTTTACAAAGGAGTTCTCGAATCAATAGAACATATAGTTGCTGTGAAGGTACTAAAAGTTGAAGTACGTGGAGCCAACAAGAGTTTTATTGCAGAGTGTGACACATTGAGGAACATTCGTCATCGGAATTTAACCAAAATCATCACAGCATGCTCTAGCATTGATCATAAGGGAAATGACTTCAAGGCCTTGGTTTTTGAGTTCATGACTAATGGGAGTTTGGAAAGCTGGTTACATCCCGGTCCTCATCATTATCAAGGGAATGAAAGAAATTTAAATCTACTCCAAAGACTAAATATTGCCATTGATATTGCACTAGGAGTGGATTACCTACACCATCATAGTCATGCAAATATTATTCATTGCGACATAAAGCCAAGTAATATTCTTCTTGATGAGGATTTTATTGCCCGTATTGGGGATTTTGGTCTGGCGAGGTTCTGTTTTACTGCTACAGGTGACATCAATCAAGCACAATTGAGTTCAACTGGTATACGTGGTACAATTGGATATGTTCCTCCAG AATACGGAATATGTGGGGAGGTATCTACAGAGGGAGATGTGTATAGTTATGGAATTCTTCTACTAGAAATGTTTTCCGGGAAGCGGCCTACAGAAAGCATTGTATTAATGAACAATGGCAAGGATCTTCATGACTACGTGAGGAAGGCACTCCCACAAAGAGTGATGGACATTCTTGATCCACGGATTGTACTAGATCAAGAAGAACATGGTTCGAATGTATATCTATCATATAGCAGGGAAATAGAGATATGCCTGACATCAATATTTGAGGTGGGGATATTATGTTCCGAACAGACTCCAGCAAAACGCATTGACATTAGTGTTGCGATTAGGTTGTTACATATTGCAAGAGACAAACTTGTGCAGCGCAGGCAGTAA
- the LOC141671597 gene encoding transcription factor bHLH115-like — protein sequence MVSPENNPNWMFDCGLLDDVPVPNGHLPSLDPAFQWPTNAFSHSTVLSAEFVDSFGNSDGIKEAGSRKRVKSGSCSASDSKACREKMRRDRLNDRFQELSSILEPGRPPKMDKCVILSDAVRMVNQLRDEAKKLKESHEDLQDKINELKAEKNELRDEKQKLKVEKEKLEQHLKGLHPQPGFLPSPVPSPYPGPGQFFGGKMVPFMGYPGVPMWQFTPPAAVDTTQDHVLHSPVA from the exons GATGTTTGATTGTGGATTGCTTGATGATGTTCCTGTTCCTAATGGTCATCTTCCTTCTCTTGACCCTGCTTTTCAATGGCCCACCAATGCATTTTCTCATTCTACTGTTTTAAG TGCAGAATTTGTTGATTCATTTGGAAACTCAGATGGAATTAAGGAGGCTGGCTCCAGGAAGAG GGTGAAGTCGGGATCATGCAGTGCATCAGACTCCAAAGCATGCAGAGAGAAAATGAGGAGAGACCGATTAAATGATAG GTTCCAAGAATTAAGTTCTATTCTGGAGCCCGGAAGACCGCCCAAAATGGACAAGTGCGTTATATTGAGCGATGCTGTACGAATGGTAAATCAGTTGAGGGATGAAGCTAAGAAACTGAAGGAGTCACATGAAGATTTACAGGATAAGATAAATGAACTAAAG GCTGAGAAGAATGAACTTAGAGACGAGAAGCAGAAACTGAAGGTAGAGAAAGAGAAACTTGAACAGCATCTAAAAGGCTTGCACCCTCAGCCAGGCTTCTTACCTTCTCCAGTCCCTTCTCCATATCCAGGCCCTggccaattttttggaggcaaGATGGTGCCGTTTATGGGTTATCCTGGAGTTCCCATGTGGCAATTCACACCCCCTGCTGCAGTGGACACAACACAGGATCATGTACTCCATTCTCCAGTTGCCTAA
- the LOC141671596 gene encoding sulfite exporter TauE/SafE family protein 5-like has protein sequence MSPQKKTSLSLPCLIFILILIFIFSHNSLAQQLQLFPESFTSDQFFDMSFRWILDLQQSQNTQIMFTFSSVISGVLCFVAASISSAGGIGGGGLFIPILSIVAGFDLKTASSLSAFMVTGGSMANVLYNIIFKSSNAEGKKGLIDYDIALLSEPCMLLGVSIGVILNRVIPEWLITIMFDVFLAWSSFKTCNAGVMFWNLESEDARLKECDSERSNSESEGNLERAFEPLLEKQENGEMAAIPLMKIGILIMIWFSFFFVNLLHGDRYRQSVIGIKPCGIEYWIISTTQIPIAIIFTIWILRRKESCNQNQNAYQQDTDPKTTCESTNKLKFPVIATLAGVLGGTYGIGGGMLISPILLQIGISPQVTAATCSFIVFFSSIMSAVQYLMLGMEHTDSALIYAIICFVASLIGLLVVQKIIREHGRASLIVFSVGIVMILSTVLMTSFGAINVWKDYKSGRYMGFKPPC, from the exons ATGAGTCCCCAAAAGAAAACTTCCCTTTCCCTTCCTTGTCTGATCTTCATTCTGATTTTAATCTTCATTTTCAGCCATAATTCTCTAGCACAACAATTACAACTCTTTCCAGAAAGCTTCACTTCTGATCAATTTTTCGACATGAGTTTCCGCTGGATTCTTGATCTGCAACAATCACAAAATACCCAAATTATGTTCACATTTTCTTCAGTAATATCAGGAGTTTTGTGTTTTGTAGCTGCCTCGATATCTAGTGCAGGTGGAATTGGTGGTGGGGGGCTATTTATACCAATACTGAGTATAGTTGCTGGTTTTGACCTTAAAACAGCCTCGAGTTTATCTGCTTTTATGGTCACAGGAGGTTCAATGGCTAATGTTTTGTACAACATTATATTCAAGAGTTCAAATGCCGAGGGAAAGAAGGGATTGATTGACTATGATATAGCTCTATTATCAGAGCCATGCATGTTACTAGGGGTGAGTATTGGAGTTATTTTGAACCGTGTCATCCCGGAGTGGCTTATTACTATTATGTTTGATGTATTTCTTGCTTGGTCTAGCTTTAAGACATGTAATGCAGGGGTAATGTTTTGGAATTTAGAATCTGAAGATGCAAGATTAAAAGAGTGTGATAGCGAGAGAAGTAATAGTGAGAGTGAAGGAAATCTTGAGCGTGCTTTTGAGCCTCTTTTGGAGAAGCAAGAAAATGGTGAAATGGCTGCTATTCCATTGATGAAGATTGGTATcttgattatgatctggttttcTTTCTTTTTTGTGAATCTTCTTCATGGAGATCGATATCGACAG AGTGTAATAGGTATAAAGCCTTGTGGCATAGAATATTGGATTATATCAACAACTCAAATTCCTATAGCCATCATCTTTACCATTTGGATTCTGCGCAGAAAAGAAAGCTGCAACCAAAATCAGAATGCCTACCAGCAG GACACGGATCCTAAAACTACATGTGAATCAACGAACAAGCTTAAATTTCCAGTCATAGCCACGCTGGCAGGGGTTCTTGGGGGAACATATGGCATAGGAGGTGGAATGCTTATTAGTCCAATTCTTCTCCAAATTGGAATATCACCTCAA GTCACAGCAGCTACTTGTTCATTCATTGTGTTTTTCTCATCAATAATGTCAGCTGTTCAATACTTGATGTTGGGCATGGAGCACACAGATAGCGCCCTCATCTACGCCATTATCTGCTTTGTCGCCTCACTAATCGGATTATTGGTAGTGCAGAAAATAATTAGGGAACATGGGAGAGCCTCTTTGATTGTGTTTTCAGTGGGTATTGTGATGATTTTAAGCACAGTGCTTATGACCAGCTTTGGAGCTATTAATGTCTGGAAGGATTACAAAAGTGGGAGATATATGGGGTTTAAACCACCCTGTTAA